A DNA window from Rhizobium acidisoli contains the following coding sequences:
- a CDS encoding plasmid maintenance toxin (PemK-like) produces MALVLAIVAALDDEMPTVRVLPVTHSPPSDPSDAVEIPAATKRRLGLDDERSWIVLTESNRFVWPGPDVRPIDNESGYFGPLPPALFDEVKRRFVELARGQRHRGTPRSE; encoded by the coding sequence CTGGCTCTCGTGCTTGCGATCGTCGCCGCGCTGGATGATGAAATGCCGACCGTGCGAGTGCTGCCGGTGACCCATTCGCCACCGTCCGATCCGAGCGATGCGGTCGAAATCCCGGCCGCCACGAAACGACGCCTTGGACTGGATGACGAGCGATCATGGATCGTCCTAACGGAAAGCAATCGCTTTGTTTGGCCAGGGCCGGACGTTCGGCCGATCGACAATGAGAGCGGCTATTTCGGCCCGTTGCCGCCGGCGCTGTTCGACGAGGTCAAGCGCCGTTTTGTCGAGCTGGCGCGCGGCCAGCGCCATCGCGGCACTCCCCGCAGCGAATGA
- a CDS encoding type II toxin-antitoxin system Phd/YefM family antitoxin, whose product MTSTVTAAAVSKNFGAYQDAAVREPVIITKNGRPRTVLIAYEDYLRFTKRDRRVDLTTTLGDEELAAIEASRMEPGLEHLDSELKNKHASD is encoded by the coding sequence ATGACATCCACTGTAACGGCTGCTGCCGTGTCCAAGAATTTTGGCGCCTATCAGGATGCGGCTGTACGCGAACCGGTGATCATCACAAAGAACGGTCGGCCGCGGACGGTCTTGATAGCCTATGAGGACTATCTCCGTTTTACGAAACGCGATCGTCGTGTCGACCTGACGACGACCCTCGGCGATGAAGAGCTTGCGGCGATCGAAGCGTCGCGGATGGAGCCGGGGCTTGAGCATCTGGATTCCGAACTGAAGAATAAGCATGCTTCCGACTGA
- a CDS encoding HIT family protein, which translates to MIERLPFDLKAYVRGIETRPCFICGLVKNDPACFHHRIFEDDETIIFLSKYPTLPGYCLVSPKEHREDLARDISTDEYLRLQEKVHILSRALKRVFDAERIYVLSLGSQQANSHLHFHVVPLPTGVPLEEQQYHALMAEHGVLQIPDDQMAEWAQQIAKSYDAERTAS; encoded by the coding sequence ATGATCGAGCGCCTACCATTTGATCTCAAGGCCTATGTGCGCGGCATTGAAACAAGGCCATGCTTTATCTGCGGCTTGGTCAAGAACGACCCCGCTTGCTTTCATCATCGCATTTTTGAGGACGATGAGACCATCATCTTTCTGAGCAAATATCCGACTCTTCCGGGTTATTGCCTTGTCAGTCCGAAGGAGCACCGCGAGGATCTGGCGCGAGACATATCGACAGACGAATATCTTCGATTGCAGGAGAAGGTTCACATCTTGTCGCGCGCCCTCAAAAGGGTGTTCGACGCCGAGCGAATTTATGTGCTTTCACTCGGCAGTCAGCAAGCCAACAGCCATTTACATTTTCACGTCGTTCCCTTGCCTACAGGCGTGCCGCTAGAGGAGCAGCAATACCATGCGTTGATGGCTGAGCATGGGGTTCTGCAGATACCGGACGATCAAATGGCGGAATGGGCCCAGCAGATCGCCAAAAGCTACGATGCAGAACGGACGGCATCATAG
- a CDS encoding HD domain-containing protein, which translates to MQHLDHAIQIALEAHEGQADKTDRPYFEHCQRVALLVSGDETRTVAYLHDVAEKGNGWTLDRLREEGFPPAIISAVDALTRRPDEADDDFVRRAASNPLALPVKQADLEDNLRQAEQAGRNTEKYQSGLDLLRDLKSGQ; encoded by the coding sequence ATGCAGCATCTCGATCACGCCATCCAGATCGCTCTCGAGGCGCATGAAGGGCAGGCTGACAAGACCGACCGGCCGTACTTCGAGCATTGCCAGCGGGTGGCACTTCTCGTTTCCGGCGACGAGACACGAACGGTCGCCTACCTTCATGACGTCGCCGAGAAGGGAAACGGCTGGACGCTCGACAGGCTGAGGGAGGAAGGCTTTCCACCGGCGATTATCTCCGCGGTCGATGCTTTGACGCGGCGGCCCGACGAGGCGGACGACGACTTCGTCAGACGTGCGGCTTCAAACCCACTGGCCTTGCCGGTCAAACAGGCCGATCTCGAAGACAATCTCCGCCAAGCCGAACAGGCCGGCAGGAACACGGAAAAATACCAAAGCGGCCTGGATCTCCTGCGCGATTTGAAGAGCGGGCAATAA
- a CDS encoding DUF2934 domain-containing protein — protein MAVDKHEQIRRRAYEIWEAEGRPEGADQRHWLQACDELAGDDEHETLQDLLDEDDRDDAALLQGAGESGDLDRPPPKLRRVAKTSVPDIEMTTGEKPSQRKIRKTEGP, from the coding sequence ATGGCTGTAGACAAGCACGAGCAGATACGCCGCCGTGCCTACGAAATCTGGGAGGCCGAGGGCCGCCCGGAAGGTGCGGACCAGCGCCATTGGCTGCAGGCGTGCGATGAACTGGCTGGCGACGATGAGCATGAGACGCTGCAGGACCTGCTCGATGAAGACGACAGGGATGACGCAGCGTTGCTCCAAGGCGCCGGTGAAAGCGGCGATCTCGACCGGCCGCCACCAAAGCTTCGCCGGGTCGCCAAGACTTCCGTGCCCGATATCGAGATGACAACCGGCGAAAAGCCGTCCCAGCGGAAGATCAGGAAGACCGAAGGGCCGTGA
- the ydiJ gene encoding D-2-hydroxyglutarate dehydrogenase YdiJ, giving the protein MIPRLQPKVSISLPPAGFFERLIEAGFTGDIETGAASRTVFSTDNSIYQVEPAGILFPRGVEDLQVVAAMLSEPAFREICIAPRGGGTGTNGQSLTSGVVVDCSRHMTSILEIDPVRRVARVQAGVVKDHLNRALKPYGLFFAPELSTSNRATIGGMISTDACGQGSCLYGKTSNHVLGLRIVLTDGSDFWSRPLDAEAFSEIAAHKGRVGEIHRTVDRIAREKHERIAEIFPKLNRYMTGYDLAHIRRGDGRFDLNAVLCGSEGTLAMIAEAEVNLLPIPAHAALINIRYGDFNTALEDARSLVALNVASVETVDEKVLGLAKGDIVWTGIARFFPDDAGSATNGINIAEVLADDEEELERKLADVTTALDTGANARHAGYTIARGHADVEAIWSMRKRAVGLLGNVDGPVRPVAFVEDTAVPPENLAAYIREFRALLDGAGLSYGMFGHVDAGVLHVRPALDLTRDDHVRLVRDISDAVVALTRKYGGVLWGEHGKGVRSEYVPEFFGDLYPSLQEIKRAFDPDNRLNPGKIATPTVEVLTKIDDLPLRGDIDYIIGNEIRSAFDNAAYCNGNGACFDFDETSPMCPSYKATHDRRFSPKGRAALMREWLRLLAEKGIDPRQEATLLRRSMPLAGLARRAFNSLNPANRDDFSHEVRAAMDTCLACKACAGQCPVKVSVPAFRSKFLELYYGRYLRPLKDPLVAAIETTLPLVRRIRPAYNLVVGTRAGRTMMRVAGLTSLPHLPRTSLAKEAARLGVPLATAEVIGALSPQERQRSVVFVADAFTAYFDPDVALAAIGLARKIGLTPFLVASHVNGKALHVHGYLGRFEASAKRTARYLERLDETGVALVGLDPSMTLAFRSEYKGISKANVLLPQEWLTTHLDRLAASPSAAAGKSFRLMAHCTERTNAPASVAQWQKIFEGLGIDLQAVQTGCCGMAGTFGHEARNRPISERLYAMSWKPELDAAGKADILMATGYSCRSQVMEIDNKRIPHPFQVIDRMILHKRHI; this is encoded by the coding sequence ATGATTCCACGCCTCCAGCCGAAGGTTTCAATCTCCCTTCCCCCCGCAGGTTTCTTCGAGCGGCTTATCGAGGCGGGGTTTACCGGCGATATCGAGACCGGCGCGGCAAGCCGAACCGTATTTTCGACCGACAATTCCATCTATCAGGTGGAGCCGGCCGGCATCCTTTTTCCGCGCGGCGTCGAAGACCTGCAGGTCGTGGCGGCCATGCTGTCGGAGCCGGCCTTCCGAGAAATCTGCATCGCGCCGCGCGGCGGTGGCACCGGCACGAACGGTCAATCCCTGACATCGGGCGTCGTGGTGGACTGTTCGCGGCACATGACATCCATTCTCGAGATCGACCCGGTTCGAAGGGTTGCGCGCGTCCAGGCGGGTGTGGTCAAGGATCATCTGAATCGAGCGCTAAAGCCTTACGGCCTCTTTTTCGCCCCCGAACTCTCCACCTCCAACCGCGCCACCATCGGCGGCATGATCTCCACCGACGCTTGCGGCCAGGGTTCCTGCCTCTACGGCAAGACCAGCAACCACGTCCTTGGATTGCGCATCGTGCTGACCGACGGGTCCGACTTTTGGTCGCGCCCGCTCGACGCGGAGGCGTTCTCGGAGATCGCCGCGCACAAGGGCCGCGTCGGCGAGATCCACAGGACGGTTGATCGGATCGCCCGGGAAAAACACGAGCGCATCGCCGAGATCTTCCCGAAACTCAACCGCTACATGACCGGCTACGACCTCGCCCATATCAGGCGCGGCGACGGACGCTTCGACCTCAACGCCGTTCTCTGCGGTTCGGAGGGGACTCTGGCGATGATCGCCGAAGCCGAGGTCAACCTCCTGCCGATCCCCGCCCATGCGGCGCTGATCAACATCCGCTACGGCGACTTCAATACTGCCCTGGAGGATGCCCGCAGCCTGGTGGCGCTGAACGTCGCCTCGGTGGAAACGGTCGATGAGAAAGTTCTCGGCCTGGCGAAGGGCGACATCGTCTGGACGGGCATTGCCCGCTTTTTTCCGGATGATGCGGGCAGCGCGACCAACGGCATCAATATCGCCGAAGTGCTCGCCGATGATGAAGAGGAACTCGAACGCAAGCTTGCGGACGTGACCACCGCCCTCGACACGGGCGCGAACGCCCGCCATGCCGGCTATACGATCGCCCGGGGCCATGCCGATGTCGAAGCGATCTGGTCGATGCGCAAGCGGGCGGTCGGCCTGCTCGGAAATGTGGATGGGCCGGTCAGGCCCGTCGCTTTCGTCGAGGATACGGCCGTGCCGCCGGAAAACCTGGCGGCCTATATCCGCGAATTCCGCGCGCTTCTCGATGGCGCGGGCCTTTCCTACGGCATGTTCGGTCATGTCGATGCCGGCGTCCTGCACGTGCGGCCGGCGCTCGACCTGACCCGCGACGACCATGTCAGGCTGGTGCGCGACATCAGCGACGCTGTCGTGGCGCTCACCCGCAAATATGGCGGCGTGCTCTGGGGAGAGCACGGCAAGGGCGTGCGTTCGGAATATGTGCCGGAATTCTTCGGTGATCTTTATCCGAGCCTGCAGGAAATCAAGCGGGCTTTCGATCCGGACAACCGGCTCAACCCCGGCAAGATCGCAACCCCTACCGTGGAAGTGCTGACGAAGATCGACGATCTTCCACTGAGGGGCGATATCGACTACATCATCGGCAACGAGATCCGCTCCGCCTTCGACAATGCTGCCTATTGCAACGGCAACGGCGCCTGTTTCGATTTCGACGAAACGAGCCCGATGTGCCCCTCCTACAAGGCGACGCACGACCGGCGGTTTTCGCCCAAGGGCCGCGCAGCACTGATGCGGGAATGGCTGCGGCTGCTTGCCGAGAAAGGCATCGATCCCCGCCAGGAGGCGACGCTCCTGCGGCGGAGCATGCCGCTGGCAGGCCTCGCGCGGCGCGCCTTCAACTCGCTCAATCCGGCAAACCGGGACGACTTTTCTCATGAAGTGCGCGCGGCGATGGACACGTGCCTGGCCTGCAAGGCCTGCGCGGGGCAGTGTCCGGTGAAGGTGAGCGTGCCTGCCTTCCGCTCGAAATTCCTCGAACTCTATTACGGACGCTACCTTCGCCCGCTGAAGGATCCACTGGTGGCGGCGATCGAAACCACTCTGCCCCTCGTCCGGCGCATCCGGCCGGCCTATAATCTGGTCGTGGGCACGCGCGCCGGCAGGACGATGATGCGTGTTGCCGGGCTGACCTCTCTGCCGCATCTGCCGCGGACCTCGCTCGCAAAGGAAGCCGCTCGCCTCGGTGTGCCGCTTGCGACCGCTGAAGTGATCGGCGCGCTGTCCCCGCAAGAACGGCAGCGCAGTGTCGTCTTCGTCGCCGACGCCTTCACCGCCTATTTCGATCCCGACGTTGCGCTTGCGGCAATCGGGCTTGCCAGAAAAATCGGGCTCACGCCCTTCCTTGTCGCCTCCCATGTCAATGGCAAAGCCCTGCATGTTCACGGCTATCTCGGACGCTTCGAGGCTTCGGCCAAACGGACGGCCCGCTATCTCGAGCGTTTGGATGAGACAGGCGTGGCGCTCGTCGGGCTCGATCCGTCGATGACGCTGGCCTTTCGCAGCGAATATAAGGGCATATCGAAAGCGAATGTCCTGCTGCCGCAGGAATGGCTGACCACCCATCTCGACCGGCTCGCCGCCTCGCCTTCTGCGGCCGCAGGCAAAAGCTTCCGTTTGATGGCCCATTGCACCGAACGCACCAATGCGCCGGCCTCCGTGGCACAATGGCAAAAAATATTCGAAGGCCTCGGCATCGACCTTCAGGCAGTACAAACCGGCTGTTGCGGCATGGCCGGCACCTTCGGCCACGAGGCCCGCAACCGGCCGATCTCCGAACGTCTCTACGCGATGAGCTGGAAGCCCGAGCTTGATGCGGCCGGCAAAGCCGATATCCTGATGGCAACGGGATATTCCTGCCGCTCCCAGGTGATGGAAATCGACAATAAGCGCATCCCACATCCGTTTCAGGTCATCGACCGGATGATCCTTCACAAGCGACATATCTGA
- a CDS encoding DUF6522 family protein, with protein MLIERDPNGDFILDSSELAERFGLSLAALRRHMRHGSLVSTVEIGTPEHAGTKRVSLRLGNRLWRAVLNDANEVQHEEMTVLRGKSA; from the coding sequence GTGTTAATCGAACGCGATCCGAATGGGGATTTTATCCTGGACTCATCCGAACTCGCGGAACGGTTCGGACTATCGCTGGCCGCTCTCCGCCGTCACATGCGGCACGGCTCCCTCGTGAGCACCGTGGAAATCGGCACGCCTGAACACGCGGGCACCAAGCGGGTGTCGCTTCGGCTCGGCAACAGGCTTTGGCGCGCGGTGCTGAATGATGCGAACGAGGTGCAGCACGAGGAGATGACCGTGCTTCGGGGGAAATCGGCTTGA
- a CDS encoding HPP family protein encodes MQYPVSPKVGPSRFRRFRLFSPILAGATLRERLIACVGALLAIGLTGVISGYLFGQGPHLPLIVAPMGASAVLLFAVPASPLAQPWSIIGGNTISALMGIIAAYFIRDPIIATGVGVSLAIGAMSFTRCLHPPGGAAALTAVLGGPVVAGWGFLFPFVPVALNSCLLVGLGLLFHKLSRRNYPHVVPKPAENTHRTIDLPSAVRVGFREEDVDAALAALDETFDIDRADLGRLLQQVELQAAIRSNGKISCADIMSRDVIGVSEAAEPDAARHLLLKHNIRTLPVKDREGRLIGSVGLRELSTSIGTIAGAISKPAVARPSDPALSLLPVLTDGRTHAVIIVDDDYRILGLISQTDLLSAVARLLPNDSAPISAVA; translated from the coding sequence ATGCAGTATCCCGTTTCCCCGAAGGTGGGACCGAGCCGCTTCCGTCGCTTCCGTCTGTTTTCACCGATTTTGGCCGGTGCGACCCTGCGCGAGCGGCTGATCGCATGCGTCGGCGCTTTGCTGGCCATCGGCCTCACCGGCGTCATCAGCGGCTATCTGTTCGGGCAGGGGCCGCATCTTCCGCTGATCGTCGCGCCGATGGGGGCGTCGGCGGTGCTTCTTTTCGCGGTGCCGGCCAGCCCGCTGGCGCAGCCGTGGTCGATCATCGGCGGCAATACCATTTCCGCCCTGATGGGAATCATCGCCGCTTATTTCATCCGCGATCCGATCATCGCGACCGGCGTTGGCGTGTCGCTTGCCATCGGCGCCATGTCTTTCACGCGCTGCCTTCATCCGCCGGGAGGTGCTGCGGCACTCACCGCGGTGCTCGGCGGCCCTGTCGTCGCCGGCTGGGGTTTCCTCTTTCCCTTCGTGCCGGTCGCCCTGAATTCCTGCCTTCTCGTCGGCCTCGGCCTGTTGTTCCACAAGCTTTCCCGGCGGAACTATCCGCATGTCGTTCCAAAACCCGCGGAGAACACCCATCGCACGATTGACCTGCCGTCCGCCGTGCGGGTGGGTTTTCGTGAGGAGGATGTCGATGCCGCCCTTGCGGCGCTCGACGAAACCTTCGATATCGATCGCGCCGATCTCGGCCGGCTGCTGCAGCAGGTCGAGCTGCAGGCGGCGATCCGCTCGAACGGCAAGATCAGCTGCGCCGATATCATGTCGCGCGACGTGATCGGCGTCAGTGAAGCGGCAGAACCGGATGCCGCACGGCACCTGCTCTTGAAGCACAATATCCGCACGCTGCCGGTAAAGGACCGGGAGGGCCGCCTGATTGGCAGCGTCGGCTTGCGGGAATTGTCGACCAGCATCGGTACAATCGCAGGCGCAATTTCAAAGCCGGCGGTGGCAAGGCCTTCGGATCCGGCCCTGTCGCTGCTTCCCGTTCTGACGGACGGGCGCACGCATGCCGTCATCATTGTCGATGACGATTACCGGATCCTGGGGCTGATATCGCAGACCGATCTCCTCAGCGCAGTGGCGCGGCTGCTGCCGAACGACAGCGCCCCGATCTCGGCCGTGGCCTGA
- a CDS encoding LysR family transcriptional regulator: MDLSSIEIFLAVASDRSVTKAAKAVGRVPSNVTTRIQQLEEDLGVSLFSRDGKKMTLTREGETFLTYANRLTALALEARQAVRPLAPSGTLRVGTMESTAASRLPAALTQFNRMWPDVSLHLTMGASRDLARAVVTDALDCALIARPPKTMRGDDVGFEAELKALEMEPVFVEDLLIVLPSGHPAIKSAADLRVGSIAALEPGCTYRRIAENWARKSSVLPTSEHGSYHAILASVATGNTAGVMPRSVLDLMPWPTSVQTHQLGPVETLLVYRRNDRPSAFNAFHEVLSATKGRDIRLATN; this comes from the coding sequence TTGGACCTTTCGTCGATCGAAATATTCCTCGCTGTCGCCAGCGACCGCAGCGTTACCAAGGCTGCCAAGGCCGTCGGGCGGGTGCCGTCGAACGTGACGACACGCATCCAGCAGTTGGAGGAGGATCTCGGAGTTTCCCTCTTCAGCCGTGACGGCAAGAAGATGACGTTGACGCGGGAAGGCGAGACGTTCCTAACTTATGCCAACCGGTTGACGGCGCTTGCGCTCGAAGCGCGCCAGGCCGTGCGGCCTCTCGCCCCGTCGGGAACATTGCGCGTCGGCACGATGGAAAGCACGGCCGCCAGCAGGCTGCCGGCGGCGCTGACGCAATTCAACCGGATGTGGCCTGATGTGTCGCTTCATCTGACCATGGGCGCATCCCGCGATCTCGCCCGCGCCGTCGTAACCGATGCGCTGGACTGTGCGCTGATTGCCCGCCCGCCGAAGACGATGCGCGGGGATGACGTGGGTTTCGAAGCCGAGCTCAAGGCGCTAGAGATGGAGCCGGTCTTTGTCGAAGACCTGCTGATCGTGCTGCCATCCGGGCATCCCGCGATCAAATCCGCTGCCGACCTTCGTGTCGGGTCGATTGCCGCTTTGGAGCCCGGCTGCACCTATCGCAGGATCGCCGAAAACTGGGCGCGTAAATCGAGCGTCCTGCCGACGAGCGAGCATGGCTCCTACCATGCGATCCTGGCGAGCGTCGCGACCGGCAATACCGCCGGCGTCATGCCGAGATCCGTTCTCGACCTCATGCCCTGGCCGACGTCCGTCCAGACCCATCAACTGGGGCCTGTCGAGACGCTGCTGGTCTACCGCAGGAACGATCGCCCCAGCGCTTTCAACGCCTTCCACGAAGTCCTCAGCGCGACAAAAGGCAGGGACATCAGGCTTGCCACAAACTAG
- a CDS encoding MarR family transcriptional regulator: MAMKQQERLHDGDYEALANLRYRIRRFRQFSAKEAHRLGLTPPQHQALLAIKGQPAGKKMSARMLAERLLMDRKAADGLVQELIDKAYIDVGPAAAGPGKQFMRLTDKAEAVLDRLASAHLFEIRKMAPELMQALRVLQDRQNIQRIAWMQ; the protein is encoded by the coding sequence ATGGCGATGAAGCAGCAGGAGCGTCTCCATGACGGAGATTACGAAGCATTGGCCAACTTGCGTTATCGCATCCGCCGGTTCCGGCAATTCAGCGCGAAGGAGGCACACAGGCTTGGCCTGACGCCGCCACAGCATCAGGCGCTGCTCGCAATAAAAGGCCAGCCGGCCGGCAAGAAGATGAGCGCGCGGATGCTGGCCGAGCGCCTGCTGATGGACAGGAAGGCGGCGGATGGCCTCGTTCAAGAACTCATCGACAAAGCCTATATCGACGTGGGCCCGGCGGCAGCAGGACCTGGCAAACAGTTCATGCGTTTGACTGATAAGGCTGAGGCTGTGCTCGACCGGCTGGCAAGCGCCCATCTATTCGAGATCCGCAAAATGGCGCCTGAACTGATGCAGGCGCTTCGCGTCCTGCAGGATCGCCAGAACATCCAGCGGATCGCCTGGATGCAATGA
- a CDS encoding tartrate dehydrogenase produces MKTYRIALLPGDGIGRDVTEAAKAVLEKAAARNGFSLATTSYPWSCDYYLENGSMMPDNGIETLRSFDAILLGAVGWPRKVPDSVSLHGLLLPIRKAFVQYANIRPHRLLPGVQGPLRSENFDILCIRENTEGEYSGAGGRVHQGTDSEVAVETSIFTRQGVERILRFGFEQARARRGKLASVTKSNAQRYSMVFWDEITQRLSQDYPDVEVTSYHIDAMAARMVMAPDSLDVVVASNLFGDILTDLGAAIQGGLGFAASANINPDRSAPSMFEPVHGSAPDIAHLGIANPIAAIWSGAMMLEHLGETGAAGKVMAAIEATTARGIGANPGRDKTDAITASVLSALD; encoded by the coding sequence ATGAAGACCTACAGGATTGCCCTTCTGCCGGGAGACGGTATCGGCCGCGATGTCACTGAGGCAGCCAAGGCCGTGCTCGAAAAGGCGGCTGCGCGAAACGGATTTTCGCTTGCGACAACAAGCTATCCCTGGTCCTGCGACTACTATCTGGAGAATGGCAGCATGATGCCCGACAATGGCATCGAAACGCTGCGCTCCTTCGACGCCATTCTGCTCGGCGCCGTCGGATGGCCCCGTAAAGTGCCGGATTCCGTGTCGCTGCACGGACTTCTGCTGCCGATCCGCAAGGCTTTCGTCCAATATGCCAATATCCGCCCGCACCGGCTGCTGCCGGGTGTGCAGGGACCGTTGCGGTCGGAGAACTTCGATATCCTCTGCATTCGTGAAAATACCGAGGGCGAATATTCCGGCGCCGGCGGCCGCGTTCACCAGGGGACCGACAGCGAGGTGGCCGTGGAGACCTCGATCTTCACCCGCCAGGGAGTCGAGCGCATCCTGCGTTTCGGCTTCGAACAGGCGCGTGCGCGCCGCGGCAAGCTTGCCTCGGTGACCAAGTCCAACGCGCAAAGATACTCGATGGTTTTCTGGGACGAGATCACCCAGAGACTTTCCCAAGACTATCCCGATGTCGAGGTGACAAGCTACCATATCGACGCCATGGCCGCCCGCATGGTGATGGCGCCGGATAGCCTCGATGTGGTCGTCGCCTCCAACCTGTTCGGCGACATCCTGACGGACCTTGGCGCCGCCATTCAGGGCGGGCTCGGCTTTGCAGCCTCCGCCAATATCAATCCCGATCGCTCGGCGCCGTCGATGTTCGAGCCCGTCCACGGTTCCGCGCCGGATATCGCCCATCTCGGCATCGCCAACCCGATCGCTGCGATCTGGTCGGGCGCTATGATGCTGGAGCACCTGGGAGAAACGGGCGCCGCCGGCAAGGTGATGGCCGCAATCGAGGCAACGACGGCACGCGGCATCGGTGCAAATCCCGGCAGGGACAAGACCGACGCGATCACGGCATCGGTGCTTTCGGCGCTCGATTAG
- a CDS encoding aldolase — translation MSDARQREDICRYGRSLFERGLTPGSSGNISLRLDDGGWLVTPTNASLGFLDPARISRLDAEGRLLSGDKPTKEIPLHTALYDTRGSARAIVHLHSTHAVALTMLPEIDPRAALPPMTPYYLMRAGETALVPYYRPGDPAVADAIRGLAGKYSSVLLANHGPVVAGDSLEAAVFATEELEETAKLYLLLRNLNPRYLSPGQVADLVNTFGLDLPSHHDHDDH, via the coding sequence ATGTCCGACGCGCGCCAGCGTGAAGATATCTGCCGATACGGCCGCTCGCTGTTCGAGCGCGGGCTGACGCCCGGTTCGTCGGGCAACATATCGTTGCGGCTCGATGATGGCGGCTGGCTGGTGACTCCCACCAACGCATCGCTCGGGTTTCTCGATCCGGCGCGGATCTCAAGGCTCGATGCCGAAGGCCGGCTGCTGTCCGGCGACAAGCCGACCAAGGAAATTCCGCTGCATACCGCCCTCTACGACACACGCGGCAGCGCCCGCGCCATCGTCCACCTTCACTCCACGCACGCGGTGGCGTTGACCATGCTGCCGGAGATCGATCCGCGCGCCGCCCTGCCGCCGATGACGCCCTATTATCTCATGCGCGCCGGCGAAACCGCACTGGTGCCGTATTATCGTCCCGGCGATCCGGCGGTGGCCGACGCCATCCGCGGGCTGGCGGGCAAGTATTCGTCGGTGCTTCTGGCCAACCACGGACCTGTCGTTGCCGGCGACAGCCTGGAGGCGGCGGTCTTTGCCACCGAGGAGTTGGAGGAAACGGCAAAGCTCTATCTGCTTCTGCGCAACCTCAATCCCCGTTACCTCAGCCCGGGACAGGTGGCCGATCTGGTCAATACGTTCGGCCTGGACCTTCCATCGCATCACGATCACGACGACCATTAA
- a CDS encoding LacI family DNA-binding transcriptional regulator, which yields MELKQPATVTLAEVAEAAGVGESTVSRVLRNHGSFSGKTRERVMAAVERLGYVPNRIAGTLASTGSRLVAFVIPSLSNIVFPDVLRGASAVLEENRYQAVFSVTDYDPGKEEALAAAMLAWRPAAVMLAGYEHTDGSVKMLRASGCRIVELLDLDGDALDIAVGFSNRAAGRESAAFLLKRGYRRIGYVGHDLNRDTRAGKRFSSFCETLETGGAPLVAREILAGASSVENGRLGLERLLARARGLDAVYFSNDDMALGGYFHCLAEGIAIPSKLAIFGYNGLDIGRAMPQPLSTIRTPRVATGQIAAQLVVANAPPQAVDLGFELIEGATA from the coding sequence ATGGAATTGAAACAGCCGGCGACCGTAACGCTTGCCGAGGTCGCGGAAGCAGCCGGTGTTGGCGAGAGCACGGTGTCGCGCGTGCTCCGCAATCACGGCTCGTTTTCCGGCAAGACGCGGGAGCGGGTGATGGCTGCCGTCGAGCGGCTGGGCTATGTGCCGAACCGGATCGCCGGGACGCTGGCCTCCACCGGCTCTCGTCTCGTCGCCTTCGTCATCCCCTCGCTGTCCAACATCGTCTTCCCCGATGTGCTGCGCGGCGCCAGTGCCGTCCTGGAGGAAAATCGGTACCAGGCGGTGTTCTCCGTCACCGACTATGATCCAGGCAAGGAGGAAGCGCTTGCCGCCGCGATGCTCGCCTGGCGGCCGGCGGCGGTCATGCTGGCGGGATACGAGCATACCGACGGGTCAGTGAAGATGCTGCGCGCCAGCGGATGCCGGATTGTGGAACTGCTCGATCTCGATGGAGATGCGCTCGATATCGCGGTCGGATTTTCGAACCGCGCGGCCGGACGGGAAAGCGCCGCCTTCCTGCTAAAACGAGGCTATCGCCGGATCGGCTATGTCGGTCACGATCTCAACCGCGATACCCGCGCCGGCAAGCGGTTCTCAAGCTTTTGCGAAACGCTGGAGACAGGTGGCGCCCCCCTCGTCGCGCGTGAAATTCTCGCCGGCGCTTCGTCCGTGGAAAACGGCAGGCTGGGGCTGGAGCGGCTGCTTGCCCGGGCAAGGGGTCTCGATGCGGTTTATTTCTCCAACGACGATATGGCGTTGGGCGGCTATTTTCACTGTCTGGCCGAGGGGATCGCTATCCCGTCGAAGCTTGCCATTTTCGGCTATAACGGTCTCGATATCGGCCGGGCGATGCCGCAGCCCTTGTCGACCATCCGAACGCCGCGTGTGGCAACCGGACAGATCGCCGCGCAGCTGGTCGTCGCCAACGCGCCGCCCCAGGCCGTCGATCTCGGTTTTGAGCTGATCGAAGGCGCAACTGCGTAA